A stretch of the Theileria equi strain WA chromosome 1, complete sequence genome encodes the following:
- a CDS encoding DnaK family member protein (encoded by transcript BEWA_029080A) codes for MLSSPSSRKHTGTFRGLGVLLAIALLISCCSATTATLGIDWGEEFVKVSIAFRGHRPDILLTSSGSRKFQNVVYLSGETRLFDKEASAYVLRDPARTLQKSAHILGVPFQGLSLSKSNAVNPTEVVETFRKNDISFNWDYTPYEFAVAEDGQLQLKLLKDANVSVEEVYAHFFNHIKDVALEKLHSVKIIDSLDSKAELLAVISVPCNYTQNQRKAIAFAAESAGLKVVDLVHGITAAALLHSLEMQPGTKKVLFYDMGSSAANVGVVEIFVPSTGKGAGRKNPYIKTLSCVTVPGVGGRHHDHLLSEHLREAFEKEHSLKLMPAYPKSVQKLARAVNKAKTTLSISTSTNMEVENLVPDKTLKAGTITRDLFDQLLQPIVNKLDEPVPKALELAGVKMEEVDAVELIGGSWRVPVIQKKIAETVTPHQLGFHLNAEESVAMGAGYLGAAHNPFFRMKKVDIMDNSVFDYVLHIVSGKDANKAIDKKVVLHSHSSKLSATKTVKLKSHFDLEVELFEGGVSIAHYNVSGIESLLKDHPDKVAEVSLVFKANLGIIKLDQTFAVVVDASSTSEDAVESDEGSADGADADKEQEVKNDAPKTETEEAPKGDAVPKENESTEGQSETKDASQEAPKDGQADKAEPSNGQDEAKPEKGEETKETPKTDTKEAAKKEEKKNVLTFSVTQSQVYGNAKLESCRDAIAELVKRDKALYARSDAKNQLESLIYKYKGKVNSKDFKDATTEDVHAKFSARIEELLTWFDINSSSASLEQFNEITKELNDVATPIFVRMGHNSDRESVIKSTDREFDKLKKKFDELIAERPYLLEHQGIINTFNNLVEWWEQAKKDQEARPLNQDPVFTFETVKPKRSAAKLALKTIEAIKPKVVEPPKPETEEAPKGDAVPKENESTEGQSETKDASQEAPKDGQADKAEPSNGQDEAKPEKGEENVKTEL; via the coding sequence ATGTTATCGAGTCCTTCTAGTAGAAAGCACACTGGCACATTTCGTGGGCTTGGCGTCCTTTTAGCCATTGCCCTGCTCATATCTTGTTGTAGCGCGACGACAGCTACTCTTGGCATCGATTGGGGCGAGGAATTCGTCAAAGTCTCAATCGCCTTTCGCGGACATCGGCCGGATATCCTACTGACGAGTTCCGGAAGCCgaaaatttcaaaatgtaGTCTATTTATCAGGAGAAACACGTCTGTTCGACAAGGAAGCCTCAGCTTATGTCCTGAGGGATCCCGCAAGGACGCTCCAAAAGTCTGCTCACATACTCGGCGTGCCATTCCAGGGGCTGTCGTTGAGCAAATCCAACGCTGTAAATCCCACAGAGGTTGTAGAAACGTTTAGAAAAAACGACATCTCGTTCAACTGGGACTACACACCCTACGAGTTTGCGGTTGCCGAGGATGGACAGCTGCAGCTCAAGCTTTTAAAGGATGCAAACGTGAGTGTTGAGGAGGTGTACGCCCATTTCTTCAATCACATCAAGGATGTGGCCCTTGAGAAGCTACACAGCGTAAAGATTATAGATTCGCTGGATTCCAAGGCTGAACTTTTGGCGGTGATTTCAGTCCCGTGCAACTATACACAGAACCAGCGTAAAGCTATTGCATTTGCAGCTGAAAGTGCTGGTCTCAAGGTGGTCGATTTGGTGCATGGAATAACCGCTGCAGCTCTGCTACACTCGCTCGAAATGCAGCCTGGCACCAAGAAAGTTTTGTTCTATGACATGGGAAGTTCCGCTGCAAACGTAGGCGTAGTTGAGATTTTTGTTCCTTCAACTGGCAAGGGGGCcggaaggaagaatccGTACATAAAGACACTCTCATGTGTAACTGTCCCAGGAGTTGGTGGAAGGCATCATGATCACCTGCTTTCTGAGCATCTTAGAGAAGCCTTCGAGAAAGAACATTCTCTTAAACTCATGCCAGCATACCCCAAGTCTGTTCAAAAGTTGGCCAGAGCAGTAAACAAAGCAAAGACGACTCTTTCCATAAGCACGTCCACAAACATGGAAGTAGAAAATTTGGTACCTGATAAAACGCTAAAGGCTGGAACAATAACTAGGGATCTATTTGATCAGCTGTTGCAACCAATTGTGAACAAGCTTGACGAACCTGTGCCAAAGGCACTTGAGTTGGCGGGAgtaaagatggaggaagttGATGCTGTGGAACTCATTGGTGGATCCTGGAGGGTGCCAGTTATTCAGAAAAAGATTGCTGAAACTGTGACACCGCATCAACTCGGCTTCCATCTCAACGCCGAAGAGTCTGTAGCAATGGGTGCTGGATACTTGGGTGCCGCGCACAACCCATTTTTCAGAATGAAAAAGGTGGATATTATGGACAATAGTGTGTTTGATTATGTACTTCACATTGTGTCTGGCAAAGATGCCAACAAGGCaattgataaaaaggtGGTGCTTCACAGTCATTCATCTAAACTTTCTGCAACGAAAACCGTAAAGCTCAAGTCGCATTTTGATCTTGAAGTTGAGTTGTTTGAAGGAGGTGTCTCAATTGCCCATTACAATGTCTCTGGGATCGAGTCACTGCTAAAGGATCACCCAGACAAGGTAGCAGAGGTTTCACTTGTTTTCAAGGCTAACCTGGGTATTATAAAGCTTGATCAGACCTTTGCTGTTGTTGTGGATGCATCATCTACGAGCGAAGATGCTGTGGAATCTGATGAGGGCTCTGCCGATGGAGCAGATGCTGATAAGGAGCAAGAGGTAAAGAATGATGCCCCAAAGACGGAGACGGAGGAGGCCCCCAAAGGTGATGCAGTTCCTAAAGAGAATGAGTCGACAGAGGGGCAATCTGAGACAAAGGATGCTTCTCAAGAAGCTCCCAAGGATGGTCAAGCTGACAAGGCCGAACCAAGCAATGGTCAGGATGAGGCTAAACCAGAGAAAGGAGAAGAGACCAAAGAAACACCAAAAACCGACACAAAAGAAGCAGCtaaaaaggaggaaaagaaaaacGTCCTCACCTTTTCAGTGACCCAGAGCCAAGTTTATGGTAATGCCAAGTTGGAGTCTTGCAGAGACGCTATAGCAGAGTTGGTGAAGCGGGACAAGGCCCTTTATGCAAGATCAGACGCCAAGAATCAACTCGAGTCTTTAATTTACAAGTACAAGGGTAAGGTTAATTCAAAGGACTTCAAGGATGCCACTACTGAAGATGTGCATGCCAAGTTTTCTGCTAGAATTGAAGAATTGCTAACTTGGTTTGATATCAACTCTTCATCGGCGTCTCTTGAGCAGTTTAACGAGATTACCAAGGAGCTCAATGATGTTGCTACACCAATCTTTGTACGCATGGGTCATAACTCTGATCGGGAATCGGTTATAAAATCCACCGACAGGGAGTTTGATAAGCTTAAAAAGAAGTTTGATGAGTTAATTGCGGAACGACCATACCTCTTGGAACATCAGGGTATAATTAATACCTTCAACAATCTTGTAGAATGGTGGGAGCAAGCTAAAAAGGACCAAGAAGCTAGGCCCCTTAACCAGGATCCAGTCTTTACCTTTGAAACTGTAAAGCCCAAGAGAAGCGCTGCAAAACTTGCCCTCAAGACTATAGAGGCTATAAAACCAAAAGTCGTCGAACCCCCAAAGCCGGAGACGGAGGAGGCCCCCAAAGGTGATGCAGTTCCTAAAGAGAATGAGTCGACAGAGGGGCAATCTGAGACAAAGGATGCTTCTCAAGAAGCTCCCAAGGATGGTCAAGCTGACAAGGCCGAACCAAGCAATGGTCAGGATGAGGCTAAACCAGAGAAAGGggaagaaaatgtaaagacagaattataa
- a CDS encoding hypothetical protein (encoded by transcript BEWA_029090A) yields MFGVASSLPPQMLRVCTRTWIRDSHDLFDYETHQQVKLYQFATSSALRLLRSDADVTAMDYNAGSAQVEREHDHLLTIVSKRNGEYVVFPAEKAPGSFLAPQKLWIIVRALPCQRYALQENDVIKLGRFRLRVKQLVPKSSDADQVSVRLYDSIIPERNIPPEELATMQCRICLTEGGSDDDKLICACECKGSIKYVHAECLRKWINSRSNIKEGEKLPALLFIREVSCELCKAQYPTCVKQNGEVIQIVCIPQVSAPFIVLENVTPHAVRGIHLLSMKDMKDLKLGRGHESDVRIPDVSISRYHATIRYEGNVFYLEDHNSKFGTLVAMRRPKLIGASENLALQVGRSVVELTMDPTLPYVPGRIDLPPVPGTFGYCGDAEQSMQTDEPTDVRVAEEVAIVQELSRQATPGHPTRRQTCQHPPQLSGFQEHIINQLRYVYHQGVAPSIHDGGQHAYSQGASPSIRSPSYATSQFSQMQAGIAPVRQPQVAPSVRALAPSLTGSHSPFGLSEGRIHFAEPECALPDSIFIANWNSVPQRTDQGDTSTSALDFRDTAAAPPGLDFGQMRVTVQDTRGGRKDNASTNEHAQANVDQDGQYHCGSSVSRSG; encoded by the coding sequence ATGTTCGGGGTAGCAAGTTCACTCCCACCTCAAATGTTGCGAGTGTGTACAAGGACATGGATTAGAGATAGCCACGATCTATTCGACTATGAAACACACCAGCAGGTTAAGTTGTATCAATTTGCAACATCTTCCGCATTGAGGTTGTTACGCAGCGATGCTGACGTAACTGCAATGGACTACAATGCGGGATCAGCTCAGGTTGAACGCGAGCATGATCATTTGTTGACTATTGTAAGTAAaagaaatggagaatatGTTGTCTTTCCCGCCGAAAAGGCGCCTGGATCATTCCTAGCCCCGCAAAAATTGTGGATTATAGTGAGGGCTCTGCCATGCCAAAGATATGCTTTGCAGGAGAATGATGTCATAAAATTGGGACGTTTTAGGTTAAGGGTTAAGCAATTGGTTCCAAAGAGTAGCGATGCTGATCAAGTGAGCGTCCGATTATACGATAGTATCATACCAGAGAGAAACATCCCGCCGGAAGAATTGGCGACGATGCAATGTAGAATATGTCTAACCGAAGGAGGTAGTGACGACGACAAGTTGATTTGTGCGTGCGAATGCAAAGGTTCTATAAAGTACGTTCACGCAGAATGCTTGAGAAAGTGGATTAATTCACGCTCAAACATTAAGGAGGGAGAAAAGTTGCCAGCGTTGCTCTTTATCCGCGAAGTTTCTTGTGAGCTGTGCAAGGCACAATATCCAACTTGTGTAAAGCAAAATGGTGAAGTTATACAAATTGTGTGCATTCCCCAAGTGTCTGCACCATTTATCGTACTGGAGAATGTCACCCCTCACGCTGTAAGGGGGATTCATTTGCTTAGCATGAAAGATATGAAGGATCTCAAGCTTGGTAGAGGTCACGAATCGGATGTTCGAATTCCAGACGTTTCGATTTCCCGCTATCACGCAACTATACGTTACGAAGGGAATGTGTTTTATTTGGAGGACCACAATTCCAAGTTTGGAACTCTTGTTGCCATGAGGCGCCCAAAGCTTATTGGGGCTTCTGAGAATCTCGCACTTCAGGTTGGAAGGAGTGTTGTGGAACTTACCATGGATCCCACACTTCCCTATGTACCGGGTCGCATTGATTTGCCACCTGTGCCTGGTACCTTTGGATACTGCGGCGATGCCGAGCAAAGTATGCAGACAGATGAGCCCACTGATGTTCGTGTCGCTGAGGAAGTTGCTATTGTTCAGGAACTTTCAAGGCAGGCTACTCCTGGACATCCTACTCGTCGTCAAACGTGCCAACATCCACCTCAGTTGAGTGGATTTCAGGAACATATTATAAATCAGCTGCGATATGTTTATCACCAGGGTGTTGCTCCATCAATACATGACGGAGGGCAGCATGCATATTCACAAGGTGCATCTCCATCCATTCGCTCACCGTCGTATGCTACAAGTCAATTTTCACAAATGCAAGCTGGAATAGCTCCTGTACGTCAACCACAAGTTGCACCATCTGTGCGGGCACTGGCGCCTTCACTGACTGGTTCTCATTCCCCCTTTGGATTAAGCGAAGGGAGGATTCACTTTGCGGAACCCGAGTGTGCTCTGCCAGATTCCATCTTTATCGCAAACTGGAATTCTGTACCACAGAGAACTGACCAAGGAGATACTAGTACAAGCGCCTTGGACTTTAGAGATACAGCGGCCGCTCCACCAGGCCTTGACTTTGGACAAATGCGAGTAACTGTGCAAGACACTAGAGGTGGTAGAAAGGACAATGCATCGACGAATGAACATGCGCAGGCAAATGTGGATCAAGATGGTCAGTATCACTGTGGTTCAAGCGTCAGCAGAAGTGGATGA